CCCGGGCACCAACCACCCGCGCATGCTCACGGCCCTGCAGCAAGCCAAGCGCAACGGCGCCCAAATCATCAGCGTGAACCCGCTGATGGAAGCCGGCCTCAACCACTTCAAAAACCCGCAGGATTTCATGAACCCGCTGCGGGCCCTAGGTGCCTTGCTCGGCGACGGCACCCCCATAACCGACCTATGGCTGCAGGTGAAGGTGAACGGCGACATGGCCGTGCTGCGTGGGATTATGAAGTACCTGCTCGAGGCCGAAGAGCTGAACCCCGGCATGGTGCTCGACCACGCCTTCATCCGGGAGTACACTGCGCACTACGAGGAGATGATTGCGGAGCTGCGCAATACCTCCTGGGAAGATATTGAGGAAGTGAGCGGCATTGCGCGCGAGCAGCTGCGCGAAGCCGCCAACATGATTGCGCCCAAAAAGCGCATCATCACCTGCTGGGCCATGGGCCTTACCCAGCAGAAAAACGCCGTGTACAGCATCGGCGAAATCGTGAACCTGCACCTGCTGAAAGGCGCCGTGGGCATACCCGGCGCGGGCCTGTGCCCGGTGCGCGGCCACAGCAACGTGCAGGGCGACCGAACCATGGGCATTTGGGAGCGACCCCATAAGGAGTTTCTCGACGCCCTAGGTAAGGAGTTCGGCTTTTCGCCGCCCTACAAGCACGGCCTCGACTCGGTAGAAACCGCCAAAGCCATGCACGATGGCCGCATTAAGGCGTTTGTGAGCATGGGCGGCAACTACCTTTCGGCCATGGCCGATACCGAGTTCATTGCCGAAGGCATGCGCAAGCAAAACCTCACGGTGTTTGTGGCGCCCAAGCTCAACCGCGGGCACTTGGTTACGGGCCGCACCTCGCTGCTGCTGCCCTGTTTGGTGCGCTCCGAGGTGGATATGCAGCGCGCGGGTCAGCAGTTTACCTCCTGCGAAAACTCCATGGGCGTGGTCAGCATGTCGAAGGGTATTCTGAAGCCGATTGGGCCGGAGGTGCTGAGCGAGGTGGCCATTGTGTGCGGCATGGCCATTGCCACCCTGGGCAACCGCACCAAAACCGACTGGGTGGCCATGACGGAGAACTACGACGTCATCCGCGACCATATTGCCCGCGTGATTCCGGGCTTCGAGAACTTCAACGCCAAGGTGCGGCACCCCGGCGGGTTTTACCTGCCCAACGGACCTAGGGAGCGGAAGTTTACCACCACCAACGGCAAGGCCAACTTCACCGTCACCGAGTTCAAGAAGCACACCGTGGCGCCCGACCAGCTGGTGCTGATGAGCCTGCGCAGCCACGACCAGTTCAACACCCAGATTTACGATTACAACGACCGTTACCGCGGCATCCACGGCGAGCGGCGCGTCATTTTCCTGAACCCCGACGACATGGCCGCGCGCGGCATCCGGGCGCGGCAGCTCGTCAACATCACCAGCCGTTTCGAGGGGCAGCAGCGCATGGCCGAGCGCTTCGTGGCCGTGCCCTACGACATCCCCAAGGGCAACTGCGCCGCTTACTTTCCCGAGATGAACGTGCTGGTGCCCGTGGCCAGCGTGGCCGATGTCAGCAACCAGCCAACCTCTAAGTGGGTGGTGGTTACGCTGGAACCCCTAGATGAAGTATTGCCCGAAGGCAGCAACCGGCCACAGCGGCTGGCGGTGCCAGCTTAGGCCCGAACAACCCATGTAAAAACAAACCGCCGAGCCGCCGTCAACTACTTGCCGGCGGCTCGGCGAGTTTTAGCGATTAGCACGCTGTTTATTCGGTGCCGGGCTGGCCGGCGGCACCTGCTCAAAGAGCTTGTCCCTGTCGTAAGAATAATTGTACCAG
The sequence above is drawn from the Hymenobacter sp. YIM 151858-1 genome and encodes:
- a CDS encoding FdhF/YdeP family oxidoreductase, which translates into the protein MEKSPAHEPDKAGKTPEQTASNNVPVSGQRPDQGAAPTNDHYDAGGKPDADKRPMHAPDTLGAKHNHPVLAQPPEEFTGLTITEPSKVAAGITAVIKSMQFSWGEAGLTRGTQALLKLNQKDGFDCSSCAWPDPDDHRSVAEFCENGAKATASDTDHQTIGPEFFAKHSLADLSHFTDRDLNSAGRITHPLVKHPGDTHYRQISWPEAFQLVADELNALQSPDEAAFYTSGKVPNEPAFAYQLFVREFGTNNLPDCSNMCHESSGSALTNTVGLGKGSVTLNDFYEAEVIIIMGQNPGTNHPRMLTALQQAKRNGAQIISVNPLMEAGLNHFKNPQDFMNPLRALGALLGDGTPITDLWLQVKVNGDMAVLRGIMKYLLEAEELNPGMVLDHAFIREYTAHYEEMIAELRNTSWEDIEEVSGIAREQLREAANMIAPKKRIITCWAMGLTQQKNAVYSIGEIVNLHLLKGAVGIPGAGLCPVRGHSNVQGDRTMGIWERPHKEFLDALGKEFGFSPPYKHGLDSVETAKAMHDGRIKAFVSMGGNYLSAMADTEFIAEGMRKQNLTVFVAPKLNRGHLVTGRTSLLLPCLVRSEVDMQRAGQQFTSCENSMGVVSMSKGILKPIGPEVLSEVAIVCGMAIATLGNRTKTDWVAMTENYDVIRDHIARVIPGFENFNAKVRHPGGFYLPNGPRERKFTTTNGKANFTVTEFKKHTVAPDQLVLMSLRSHDQFNTQIYDYNDRYRGIHGERRVIFLNPDDMAARGIRARQLVNITSRFEGQQRMAERFVAVPYDIPKGNCAAYFPEMNVLVPVASVADVSNQPTSKWVVVTLEPLDEVLPEGSNRPQRLAVPA